From a single Nicotiana tomentosiformis chromosome 2, ASM39032v3, whole genome shotgun sequence genomic region:
- the LOC104113382 gene encoding methylsterol monooxygenase 2-2-like isoform X2, which produces MQVRSAQRKKKAGVKPRLITLQYFKLVVIHHFSIYLITNFSDFQLTCLGGFVLHESVFFLSGLPFLLFERAGWFGKYKIQKKNNSPAAQEKCITRLLLYHFCVNLPILIGSYPVFKFMGTRSSLPLPSWKVISTQIIFYFILEDFAFYWGHRILHTKWLYKHVHSVHHEYATPFGLTSEYAHPAEILFLGFATIIGPAITGPHLITIYLWVSLRVLETVEAHSGYHFPWSPSNFLPLYGGADFHDYHHRLLYTKSGNYSSTFVYMDWIFGTDKGYRKLKSLKDNERFEAEGREKM; this is translated from the exons ATGCAGGTTCGAAGtgcacaaagaaagaaaaaagcagGGGTGAAGCCACGGCTCATTACACTACAATATTTCAAGCTTGTTGTCATTCACCACTTCTCCATA TATCTTATTACAAATTTCAGCGATTTCCAATTGACTTGTCTTGGAGGTTTCGTTCTTCATGAGAGTGTCTTCTTCTTGTCTGGACTCCCGTTCCTTCTTTTTGAAAGGGCAGGGTGGTTTGGAAAGTACAAAATTCAG AAGAAGAATAACAGCCCGGCAGCTCAGGAGAAATGTATCACTCGTCTGCTGCTGTATCATTTTTGTGTTAATCTCCCAATCTTGATTGGATCATATCCTGTCTTTAAATTCATGGGGACACGAAGTAGTCTTCCACTGCCGTCCTG GAAAGTGATTTCAACGCAAATAATATTCTATTTCATCTTGGAGGATTTTGCATTTTATTGGGGACACAGGATTTTACATACGAAATGGCTCTACAAGCATGTCCACAGTGTCCATCATGA GTACGCAACACCATTTGGGTTGACTTCTGAGTATGCTCACCCTGCTGAAATTCTCTTCCTTGGATTTGCTACAATAATTGGTCCTGCAATCACGGGGCCCCATTTGATAACAATATATCTCTGGGTCTCACTTAGAGTCCTTGAGACAGTTGAGGCACATTCCGGGTACCATTTCCCTTGGAGCCCGTCGAACTTCTTGCCGTTATATGGGGG ggctgattttcatgattatcaTCATCGACTGCTCTATACGAAGTCCGGAAACTACTCATCGACATTTGTTTACATGGACTG GATATTTGGTACTGACAAGGGTTACAGAAAATTGAAGTCGCTGAAGGACAATGAACGTTTCGAAGCTGAGGGCAGAGAAAAAATGTGA
- the LOC104113382 gene encoding methylsterol monooxygenase 2-2-like isoform X1 codes for MASIIESAWTYLITNFSDFQLTCLGGFVLHESVFFLSGLPFLLFERAGWFGKYKIQKKNNSPAAQEKCITRLLLYHFCVNLPILIGSYPVFKFMGTRSSLPLPSWKVISTQIIFYFILEDFAFYWGHRILHTKWLYKHVHSVHHEYATPFGLTSEYAHPAEILFLGFATIIGPAITGPHLITIYLWVSLRVLETVEAHSGYHFPWSPSNFLPLYGGSVHYLITFRNHPFVFICFQVNYISEIAIIVPRADFHDYHHRLLYTKSGNYSSTFVYMDWIFGTDKGYRKLKSLKDNERFEAEGREKM; via the exons TATCTTATTACAAATTTCAGCGATTTCCAATTGACTTGTCTTGGAGGTTTCGTTCTTCATGAGAGTGTCTTCTTCTTGTCTGGACTCCCGTTCCTTCTTTTTGAAAGGGCAGGGTGGTTTGGAAAGTACAAAATTCAG AAGAAGAATAACAGCCCGGCAGCTCAGGAGAAATGTATCACTCGTCTGCTGCTGTATCATTTTTGTGTTAATCTCCCAATCTTGATTGGATCATATCCTGTCTTTAAATTCATGGGGACACGAAGTAGTCTTCCACTGCCGTCCTG GAAAGTGATTTCAACGCAAATAATATTCTATTTCATCTTGGAGGATTTTGCATTTTATTGGGGACACAGGATTTTACATACGAAATGGCTCTACAAGCATGTCCACAGTGTCCATCATGA GTACGCAACACCATTTGGGTTGACTTCTGAGTATGCTCACCCTGCTGAAATTCTCTTCCTTGGATTTGCTACAATAATTGGTCCTGCAATCACGGGGCCCCATTTGATAACAATATATCTCTGGGTCTCACTTAGAGTCCTTGAGACAGTTGAGGCACATTCCGGGTACCATTTCCCTTGGAGCCCGTCGAACTTCTTGCCGTTATATGGGGGGTCTGTACATTACCTTATTACTTTTAGAAATCACCCATTTGTATTTATCTGTTTTCAAGTCAACTATATTTCTGAAATTGCTATTATTGTTCCcagggctgattttcatgattatcaTCATCGACTGCTCTATACGAAGTCCGGAAACTACTCATCGACATTTGTTTACATGGACTG GATATTTGGTACTGACAAGGGTTACAGAAAATTGAAGTCGCTGAAGGACAATGAACGTTTCGAAGCTGAGGGCAGAGAAAAAATGTGA
- the LOC104113382 gene encoding methylsterol monooxygenase 2-2-like isoform X3: MASIIESAWTYLITNFSDFQLTCLGGFVLHESVFFLSGLPFLLFERAGWFGKYKIQKKNNSPAAQEKCITRLLLYHFCVNLPILIGSYPVFKFMGTRSSLPLPSWKVISTQIIFYFILEDFAFYWGHRILHTKWLYKHVHSVHHEYATPFGLTSEYAHPAEILFLGFATIIGPAITGPHLITIYLWVSLRVLETVEAHSGYHFPWSPSNFLPLYGGADFHDYHHRLLYTKSGNYSSTFVYMDWIFGTDKGYRKLKSLKDNERFEAEGREKM; the protein is encoded by the exons TATCTTATTACAAATTTCAGCGATTTCCAATTGACTTGTCTTGGAGGTTTCGTTCTTCATGAGAGTGTCTTCTTCTTGTCTGGACTCCCGTTCCTTCTTTTTGAAAGGGCAGGGTGGTTTGGAAAGTACAAAATTCAG AAGAAGAATAACAGCCCGGCAGCTCAGGAGAAATGTATCACTCGTCTGCTGCTGTATCATTTTTGTGTTAATCTCCCAATCTTGATTGGATCATATCCTGTCTTTAAATTCATGGGGACACGAAGTAGTCTTCCACTGCCGTCCTG GAAAGTGATTTCAACGCAAATAATATTCTATTTCATCTTGGAGGATTTTGCATTTTATTGGGGACACAGGATTTTACATACGAAATGGCTCTACAAGCATGTCCACAGTGTCCATCATGA GTACGCAACACCATTTGGGTTGACTTCTGAGTATGCTCACCCTGCTGAAATTCTCTTCCTTGGATTTGCTACAATAATTGGTCCTGCAATCACGGGGCCCCATTTGATAACAATATATCTCTGGGTCTCACTTAGAGTCCTTGAGACAGTTGAGGCACATTCCGGGTACCATTTCCCTTGGAGCCCGTCGAACTTCTTGCCGTTATATGGGGG ggctgattttcatgattatcaTCATCGACTGCTCTATACGAAGTCCGGAAACTACTCATCGACATTTGTTTACATGGACTG GATATTTGGTACTGACAAGGGTTACAGAAAATTGAAGTCGCTGAAGGACAATGAACGTTTCGAAGCTGAGGGCAGAGAAAAAATGTGA